Part of the Mycolicibacterium mageritense genome is shown below.
ACGAGTACCGCGTCTCGATGCTGCCGTTGTTCTCGTTGTCGATCTTGCGCAGCGTGTTGATGTTGAGGTCGAACACCGTGACGTGGGCGCCCATGCCTTTGGCGATCCGGGCGGCGTTGTAGCCGGCGACACCGCCACCGACGACGACGACCTCTGCGGGCGCGACGCCGGGCACGCCTCCCATGAGCACGCCGCGGCCACCGTGGCTACGCATCAGGTGATAGGCGCCGACCTGTGCGGAGAGCCGGCCGGCGACCTCGCTCATCGGGGCCAGCAGCGGCAACGCACCGTCCGCGGTCTGCACGGTCTCGTAGGCGATCGAGGTGGTACCCGAGGCGAGCAGCGCGTCGGTGCACGGCTTCGAGGCCGCGAGGTGCAGGTAGGTGAACAGGGTCTGGCCCTTGCGCATGCGCGAGTACTCGGCCTCGATCGGCTCTTTGACCTTGAGCAGCAACTCGGCGTCGGCCCACACCTGGTCGGCGGTCGCGACGATCTCCGCGCCGGCGGCCTTGAAGTCGTTGTCCGAGATGGCCGAACCGTCACCGGCTCCGGCCTGGATGATCACGTCGTGGCCACGACGGGTCAGCTCGGCCACACCCGCGGGGGTGATCGCCACGCGGTACTCGTTGTTCTTGATCTCGGTCGGGATACCGACGAGCATGGTCGCTCCTTCAGGGTTGGAATGCTGCAAATAAGTGTGAAGAAACTTCGGCTACCAGGCAATATCCCTGATGAAGATTCGATACGATTGTGCGGTGATGGAAGAATCGACGAAATCTGCGGCGAGTTCGGCCCGCGGGTCGAAGGATGTTCGGCCCTCGGACCTCGACGAGGTCGACCGGCGCATTCTGTTGGCCCTGCATGCCGATGCGCGCATCTCCAACAGTGCCCTGGCCGACGCGGTCGGGATCGCCGCGTCGACGTGTCACGGGCGGGTGCGCCGGCTGCAGGAGATCGGCGTGATTCGCGGTTTCTACACCGACATCGACCCTGCGGCAGTCGGTCTCGGCCTACAGGCGATGATCTCGGTGAGCCTGCAATCCAACGCCCGCGGCAAGATTCGCAGCTTCATCGCACAGATCCGGAAACGGCCGCAGGTGATGGACGTCTACTTCCTGGCCGGCGGCGACGATTTCATCCTGCACGTCGCTGCGCGCGACACCGACGATCTGCGCAAGTTCGTGGTGGAGAACCTCAACGCCGATGCCGACGTCGCAGGCACCCAGACCTCGCTGATCTTCGAACACCTGCGGGGCGCGTCACCCCTGTGAGCGCAGAACCAGGCCGTATCCGTCGTCGCGCGTGAGGCGCAACTGGTCGGCATCGACCGCAGCAGTCACGTGGCCGGTGAGTACCCGCAGCACGGCTTGTTCGATCTCGCCGATCTCGCCGGCACAGGCCATCTTGGTCACCGCGAGCGGCCCGAAGTCCACGGCGTCACCGCTCCCGGAGACCTCGGCGTGGCCGTTGAACCGGTTGCACCCGGTCGTCCCCGTGACCGTGCCGTCGGGCGCGATCGTGAGACTGGGTTTGGCCTGCTCGATGGCCACCGACGTGGTGACCGCCTGGTCGGATACC
Proteins encoded:
- the ald gene encoding alanine dehydrogenase gives rise to the protein MLVGIPTEIKNNEYRVAITPAGVAELTRRGHDVIIQAGAGDGSAISDNDFKAAGAEIVATADQVWADAELLLKVKEPIEAEYSRMRKGQTLFTYLHLAASKPCTDALLASGTTSIAYETVQTADGALPLLAPMSEVAGRLSAQVGAYHLMRSHGGRGVLMGGVPGVAPAEVVVVGGGVAGYNAARIAKGMGAHVTVFDLNINTLRKIDNENNGSIETRYSSSLELEEAVKRADLVIGAVLVPGAKAPKLVTNSTVAHMKSGAVLVDIAIDQGGCFEDSRPTTHDDPTFNVHDTVFYCVANMPGAVPRTSTFALTNATMPYVLKLADKGWQAACAADPALAKGLSTHDGGLLSEQVAKDLDLPFTDPAQFLA
- a CDS encoding HTH-type transcriptional regulator AldR, which encodes MEESTKSAASSARGSKDVRPSDLDEVDRRILLALHADARISNSALADAVGIAASTCHGRVRRLQEIGVIRGFYTDIDPAAVGLGLQAMISVSLQSNARGKIRSFIAQIRKRPQVMDVYFLAGGDDFILHVAARDTDDLRKFVVENLNADADVAGTQTSLIFEHLRGASPL